In Methanothermobacter tenebrarum, the sequence ATAGCCGTCTCAGCATTCGAAACAGGCCCAAGGATAGAAAAGGCCATAAAATGCATGATACACCTCCTAAGAGAAATTGGGGCTCCCCTCATCGTCCTAGAAGAGGGTCACCCGACATCAAAACGCCTTAAGATGGTGGTATCAGCTGGTGAAACCATAAAACTAGACTGCAACATAACCCCTGGAACCCACCCAGAACAGGAACTACTCTGCTCTACCCCAGAATTATCAGGTACAATGATAAAAGCCGCAAAGGATGGTATAATACTCCAAGGAAAAACCGAGAATATGAAAATAGAAAAGGTAAATCTCTAAAGAGGATCCCCCTTTAGCCTGCGCATAGAGCACACCTACAAAATCTTATCGTTTCCAGCCTATCACTTCCGATAATCAAGGTTTTGAATCTTGATCTGGGAGATAACCATTGGGATATCCTATACCCTCCTCTACAAAAATTATTATATACTGGGTTCTCACAATCTAGCCATGTTATGATGATAGACTTTTATCAATTATTTGGGCAACTCATCTCCCTACTGATAGTAGGCATTCTATTACTGTTATTGGTGAGCCTATTCCTTGGGAGGATGCTTCTAAGGAGTGATCGTCTAATATTCCCCAGACTACTCCTTGTAACAGTAAACCTATTCTATGGACCCTTTAAGCAGTTGGCGGGCATCCTAGGACTTGATGAGAGCATAGTGGATCAGATAGGGGTTGAAGTTAGGAACAAGATTAACAGGGAGAAATTTGATAATATAAAAGCAGAGGATAAGCTCCTGATACTCCCACACTGCCTAAGGCACCCAAAGTGTGAAGCGCCACTAGAACCTTCAGGTCTACAATGCAAAAATTGCAAAAAGTGCGTAATCGGCATACTAAAAAAGAAAGCAGAAGAAATAGGCTACCGAGTATTCATAATACCAGGTTCCACATTCCTCAAAAGGATAATTAAAGAGAACAAATTCAAGTCAGTCCTAGGAGTCGCCTGCTATCAGGATCTGAACATGGCCATGATGAAATTATCCAAATTCACACCCCAGGGCGTGCCCCTCCTCAAAGACGGATGCTACAAGACCAAAGTAGACGTCAGCATGGTACTAGAAAAGATGGGGATAAAAAAGCCTAGGAGAATCCGCCTAGAATGTGGAGCTGATCAGAGATGGACATCAAAATAACAGACAACCACATCCACGTAGATCACATAAATGGTGAAGGGCCAGTGAAAGTGGCTGAAAAGTTCCACCGGGCAGGTGGCAGGAGGATGATAATACCCAACAAGCCCACCTGGACCATCCAAAAACCATCACAGTTTAAAGAGGCCATGGACCTCGTTATAGAATATGCTAGGATGATAAACTCCCAGACTAAAGTGGAAGCATATCCCATAGTCGGGGTGCACCCTGCAGAACTTTCAAGGCTCATAGAATCTGGCGAATCCATCAATGAGGCCGAAAAGCTCGTTAAAGAGGGACTTGAGTATGCTCAGTGGCTGGTATTAGAGGGTGAGGCTATAGGTATCGGCGAGATCGGAAGACCACACTATCCAGTAGAGAAAAGTGAATGGGAAGCCCACAACAGGATACTATCCTATGCCCTAGAACTTGCAAAGGAAGCTGATTGTCCAGTGCAACTCCACACAGAAAGTTCAACCCCCAGACAATTCCAGGAATTCTCCAAGATGGCTGAAAAGGCAAGTATGAAAAAGTACAAGGTTATAAAACATTTCTCAGGCCCCTACGTCAGTGAAAGTGAGAATTATGGGCTCACACCATCCCTGATAGCATCACGTGATGTTATAAAAAAAGGCTTGGAAAAGGGTGGCAATTTCCTCATGGAAACAGACTACCTGGATGATCTTAGCAGACCCGGCGCAGTATTGGGTCCTAAGACTGTTCCAAGGCGTACAAGAGAGTTTATCCAGAAAGGTCTTATGAGCCTAGAAGATGCTTATAAAATCCATGAAGAGAACATAGAAAGAGTCTATAGCCTAGTGTGACCCGCCAAGGAATATGCTTATGAAGGTTATTAAAAGACCTATGGCCACGATCTCTATACTAGTTTTGAAAATGTTCTCCCTTGATATTATCCCAAGGTAGACCCCGAGTATGACCAATGCCATCATGGATAGTAGTATTGTGAGTATTGTGGCGGTTATCCTATCCTTTATCAGGAAAAATGGTATTGTGGGTACGAATGTGCCGAGGAAACTTGAGAATCCATGGGTGAACATGCTCATGTATATTCTTCTTTTAGCTTGTTGGTGTATTATCGTGTCGTTGAGGCTGCCCTTTTCCATTATCATCTTCTTTTCAAGTTCTCTCATTGTACGGGTTTCCTCAGCCCTTTCACCGATAAATGAACCAAAGGCGTTTGACAATGCAACGGCTATACCCCCACTTAATCCCGTAAGGCCGATAAGATAATTTTCTATTTCAACTCCACCTATACCTGCAACGCCACTGGCGGTTAGTGTAACACCCATAACCGCTAGTATGCCATCAAGGGTCCCCAGTGCAATGTATCGGCTCATGCTAAGATATTCGTGGATGAATTCCTTCAAGCCCATCTTAGGATCCTCTACCCAATCTTATATGCGCCCTTGCAAGATGTCCCGCTGCTAGGGCGCCCATAAGTGACAGTTCACCTGCTAAGACGGCGCCTGCAACTATCTCAGCGAACTTTTGAACCTTCCCCGATCCCTTAACGCCCATTATCTCAAGGCATTCTGATGCCGTTTCGAGTCTTGTGCCACCGCCCACTGTAGCCAATGGAACGTCTGGTAGTGTGACTGAAAAGTATAGGTCCCCGTTGATTTCTTCGGCTATTGTGATGCCCAGGCTTCCTTCGGTGATGTGCGCTTCGTCCTGTCCCGTGGCTAGGAATATGGCCCCTATTATATTCGCATAATGTGCGTTGAATCCCATGCTCCCGGATATGGCGGATCCTGCGAAGTTTTTCGCGAGGTTGACTTCTTGTATGGCCTTTGGTGTTGTTTTAAGTGTTCTTTCCACTATCTTGGCCGGGATTTTCACCTCAGCTGTTAAGCTTTTCCCTCTGCCTTCTATGAGGTTTAAGGCTGCCGGTTTTTTATCTACACAAGCGTTTCCACTTAGGGCGATTAGGTGGGCTCCTGTTTCTCTTGTTAGGAGTTTCATGGCTTTTTCTGTGGCTATTGTTACCATGTTCATTCCCATGCTGTCTCCTGTTGTGAAAACGAATCTTGGGTAAAGGTATGGGCCTACTATGAGTATTGGGTCTATTTCTATCAGTTTACCGTGGCGTGTTGTTGACTCAGCAGCCTCTTTTAACTTTTTGAAATTTTCCCTGATCCATTCTCTGACTTTTAATGCTTCTTCTATTGACTCTGTTCTGAGTACGGGTGCTCTCGTCATCTTGTCCCCTGTTATCCTTACTGTGGCGCCCCCAGCTTCTGTTATGGCTGAGCATCCCCTGTTTACTGATGCTACTAGGGCTCCTTCTGATGTTGCAAGTGGAATGTAAAATTTGCCCTTTGCATGTTCTCCTCTGATTTTTATGGGCCCTGCAACCCCTAGTGGTATTTGTATTGCGCCGATGGGGTTTTCTATGTTCTTTTTCTGGGCTTCTTCCATGTCTATGGAATATTTGGAGATGTGTTCTAGTTTTTTTCCTGTTATTCTTTCTATGAATAGTCTTCTTATCTCTACTGCTTCTTCTATGCTCGTATATTTTTCGATTTCGTGAAGTTTTATTTTTCCCTCTTTCAGTCCTTGTATTATCTCTTCTTGTATCATATGATCCCTTATAGTTTTTTTAGCATTTCTGGGACGTCCGATGGTTTTTCAGCTACTTGGACGTCCGCCTTTTCAAGGGCTCTTATTTTGCTTTCAGCTGTCCCGGCACCTCTCTCTATGATCGCTCCAGCATGTCCCATCCTTTTCCCAGGGGGTGCTGTTCTACCTGCTATGAATGCCATGACAGGCTTTGATATGTGTTCTTTTATATATTCTGCTGCTCTTTCCTCGGCGTCCCCTCCGATTTCCCCTATCATGAGTATTGCCCTGGTATCCTTGTCCTCTTCAAACTTTTTAAGGACATCGGCAAATGTTAGTCCTATTATCGGGTCGCCCCCTATACCTATACATGTACTCTGTCCCATGCCAGCGTTTGTGATCTGGTGGGCGAATTCATAGGTTAGTGTCCCGCTCCTTGAGACTATCCCAATGTCCCCTTCTCGGAATATGTGCCCTGGCATTATACCTAATTTTCCTATACCAGGTGTGATTATACCTGGCGTATTAGGGCCTATGATTGTTGTTTTCATTCTCTTGGCGTATTCCATGATCTGCATTGAGTCATGGACTGGTATGTGCTCTGTTATTATGACTACGAGGTCTAGGTGTTTTATGGCCTCATATGCCGCGTCCTTTGCGAATGGTGCTGGTACGAATATTATTGATGCGTTTACATCTGTTTCTTCCTTGGCTTCCTCTATCGAATTGTATATTTTAACTCCTAGGAGTTCTTGGCCTCCTTTGCCTGGTGTTACACCTGCCACGATCTTTGTACCATAATCTAGCATTTGGCGGGTGTGGAAGGATCCTTGTTTTCCGGTTATGCCCTGTACGAGGCATCTTGTATTCTCATCTAATATTATCATATTAACCCCTCCCAAAGGGATCTTTTTTTATACTTTTAGTATTCTTGTTCTTTCTTCGAAGGGTGCGGCCAGGTCTATTATGTTACCGTTTAGGAAGGCTGTTGCTGATACTATGACGCTTCCAGGTATTATGTGTGATGGTGCCCCTCTTCTTACGAGGTAGACGTTCTTGTTGCCTAGTGCAGCGCCTAGCATGGCCCCTGCGACGACGCCTATGCTTTCCATGTCTTCTATTGTGGCTGCTACAACCGGGTCGTCTGTCTTCTCTGACACGTAGCCTACCCCTGGTATTTTCCTGGTTCTTGGTTTTATCTCTTCGCTGACGTCTGTAACACCATCCATGCCCCTGGCGGCTTTGATGGTTGAATTGGCAACATCTGATACGAATTCTTCGCCACCGTATGTGTCGAAGGATAGTATGATGGCATCCGGGTATCTGTCCTGTCTTATTTTAGCCTCTGCATAGGATATGCCTTCACCGGCACCCTCCGGGGTGCCTGATATCCCCTTAAGGTCCCCCATATCCTCTGAATTTTCCCTTAGGATGTGGACTATGGCCCTGTTTATCTTCGCGGTTATCCCATCCTCTACAAAGGCGCTTATAACAACATCATCCCCTGTTATATTCGTTAAAGCCGCCTTGTAGGCTCCCAAATCCACCAATATTGGGATGTCAGCCTCTAGTTTCCTTATCAATTCCATGCTACAGCTTGTATCATTCCCTGATATGTCAGCTCCGATAGAAACTATCTTCAACAAGATCACCAAATACAATAATGTTATTGCTAAGGATAATTTTAGATTAAAATATAATATTATCCTTCCGGAGGATTAACATTGACCCTTATATGCGCACCAATAATGGAAAAAAACATAAAAGAAATACCTAAAATAGCCACAGAATATACACAAAGGGGCGCGGACATACTAGAAATTCGAATAGACGCCATAAAAAACCCATCAAAGGCCAAGATCAAGGAACTTGCAGGTAACATCCAATCACCCTTCATAGCCACCAACAGGTCATCAGAAGAAGGAGGATTATTTAAAGGCTCGGAGAAAGAGAGGATAGAACTACTAGCCGCGGCTGCAGAAGAAGCAGAATATGTTGACATAGAATTACGGACAAAAAAAGAAGAACTCAAAAAAATCATAGAACTTCCAGTAAAAAAGATCATATCCTATCACAATTTCCATGAAACCCCCACCCTAGAAAGATTATCAAGGATAGTGAAAGAGGAAAAAAGGATAGGGCACATAGCCAAGGTAGCTGTGATGCCCAACACCATAAAAGACACACTAACCATACTAGAACTATCATCCAAAGAGGATGATCTGATCGCAATATCAATGGGTGAACTCGGAAAATATACCAGGATCATCACACCATTATTCGGGTCACCCATAACATACGCAACAGGTGGAAAACCCTCAGCACCAGGCCAATTAGAGATCGAGAAAACCCGCCTAATACTCAAAGAACTAAAACCCAAGGAGAAAATAGTATGAGAAAATCATACATTCTAATACTATTATTGCTGGTTGTGGCCATTGCAACAGGCTTATACATCCACGAGAACAAAACACTTGACATAATCATAGAAACCGATGGTACTAGCGTCACCGTTAAAAGTTCCACACTATTTTTTAACCCAACACCACCTGGCATGGAAGAAGAGATTGCAGATTACATACAAACGGTCATAGATGATCCTGAAAGCACAGTTGATTCCATAAAAGCTGATGTGAAAAATATAGCCTCAAAGTATGGTTACAATAATGTTAACGTCCAGTTAAAATCACAGTTCGGTGTTGACCAACTCCCCATGCCCGCCATAGTCAAGGGAAACTCAATGTATCCAACCTTAAAGGATGGTCAGCGACTAATAGTCCTAAAGACGAAAAACTTCAAAGTAGGGGATATTGTTGTGGCGAAACATCCAGAATATGGTCTGATCGTGAAAAGGGTGGGGAAAATAGAAGGGGACAAGGTATATCTCATAAGCGACAATAAAAATGTTGAAAAAGTCTATACAGGGACTACCATGGTAATCAGGGTACCATTGAACACATGGGTCCACCGTTCAGATATCATAGGAGTTGTAAAAGAGGTTATGTGAGCTCTGAGAGCCTCTTTATCCTCTTTAACATGTTTGGGTGTGTTGAAAGCAATTCCATTATCCTCGCAGCAGCACCTATCTTCACATCCCTGTATTTTATCTGTTGTAGTTCCCCTTCACTTATGGTCCCATTCATGTCAAGATCCACCTGGCGCAGATCCTCTATCTCAGAGGTTGCACGAGAAACATCATTCACAAAAAAGGCCTTCAAACCTTCAACTTCCCTTATTTCATCCTCCTTTGAGGCTGCTGACCCATACACGAGCTTGTAGAGTGCACTTGCCAGTTTGTGTGGTTGGCCTCCTATCTCAACACTACCATAGTCTGCATAATATTCACGGACCCTTGAAATGAATAGGACTACCAGTTGTCCGATAAGGTAGGCTGCAAGGGCCAGCAATCCTATTAAGCCCATGTCCCTGTCTCTGCTGAATATTGAACTTATGTAAATGTAATAGCATATCAAGGGTATTGCGCTTATGAAGGTCATGACTATCATGTCATTGTGCCTTATATGGGATATCTCATGGCCTAGCACGGCCTTAAGCTCCTCTTCATCTAACAACCGTAATATTCCACTTGTTACGCAGACTCGCCCATCAGATTTCGTTCTCCCGAAGGCGAAGGCATTTGGTATCCCTATATCCGCTATTCCAACCCTTGGCTTGGGTATGCCGGCTTTTATCGCGAGTTCTTCCACCATAGCATGCAATCTTGGGGCTTCCTCGGGTGAAACATACTTTACGCGCATTGTGGCCTCAACTATGCTCGGTGATATAAGATATTGTAATAGTATAATGCCAAGGCCTAGTAACATGTAGAATAGTGGGCCTCCAAATCCCATAACGTGTCCTATCAGCATGAGTATGGCATAGATTATGGCGAATAGGAATATTGTTGCTAGGAACATTCTAATTTTCAGTTTCCAAGTGCCTATTCTTCTCATTTCGGGTTATACCTCCTCGTGGGTATTTATCTTTGATATAATTTATATGATGATTTTTAGTATTTATTACTTTCTGTAACTAAAATGGTTTAGATTTTTATCCCATTCCTTTCGAGTATCCTCCTAGGGTTATCCTCTAGGATTTTTTTAAGTTCCTTTTTTGGGATTCCAGCGCCAAGACCTATCTTGTATGCCATATGATAGTCTATGAGGTCCCCTGGGTGGTGGGTGTCAGTGTTTATCACAAGTGAAGCCCCCACCTCCACTGCGACGGTCGCAACATGACCATTAGAAAGACAATGTCCACTCCTCGAAGTTATCTCTAAGGTTATACCATTATCCTTCGCCATTTCAGCCTCTTCATAGCCTATAAGGCCTGGATGGGCTAATATGTCAACCTCGGGGGATTCCACTGCCGCCTGGTTAGTTCCTTCTATAACGGGTTCGACTAGTGTCTCACCGTGGACTACTATGATCTCGGCCCCCAAACGTCTAGCCTTTGATGCGAGCTTGTCTATTATTTCTATGGGTGCGTGTGTAATCTCGGCCCCTGGGACCACTTTAATATCCCAGTTCTCATTCACATCAGAAACCGCATCTATAAGATACTCTATAGTGTTTATGTTAGATGCGTCTATATGATCTGTTATGGCCACAGCCTCGTGTCCCAGTACGCAAGCGCGCCTTGCAATCTCTGATGGTAGAAGTTCACCATCACTCAGCAGACTATGAGTGTGCAAATCTATCCTCTTCATATTTAGCCCCCCAAAAGCTTATCCCCAGAGAATATGTGGGGTGCCGATACTAACCACTTTTATAGTATAAGACTATTTATAATTTATCAGCTCACGGCCTTGCACGGGGAGAGAATATGAAGACTATGATTTTTGTCCCATCACATATAACAGGCTTTTTTCAGATAGTGGAGCATAAGAATCCCCTTTATACAGGGTCGAGGGGTGCTGGGGTTGCAATAGACAAGGGCGTTATAACCACTGTCAGATCATCAAGAGCTGATAAAATCCAAGTAAAGGTTGATGGTAACTATGATCCCTCCAATATAACATTTAAGATAATAGAATTGCTCAGGGAGAAATCAGAGACCATAGAGGGGCTTAGGATCCATTATAGTCTTGATGTTCCCATGGGTTGCGGGTTCGGCGCATCAGCCGCCTGCGCACTTGGAACAGCCCTTGGCATAGCTAGGATATTAGAACTCCCCATAACCTTCAATGAAGCCGCTTCAATAGCCCACCAAGCAGAGGTGGAGCTTAAAACAGGATTAGGGGATGTTATAGGAGAATCGGTTGGTGGTATAGTCTTAAGGTTGAAGGAGGGTGCTCCAGGTTATGGTTTAACCGATAAGATAATCCATGAACCATTATATGTGATATGCAAAGCCTTCGGCGAACTTGACACAACCACGATACTCAAAGATCCCAAGAAAAAAAGGATGATAAACCTTATAGGTTCTGGGATGCTGCCAAGACTGATCGCGGATCCCCGGCCAGAAAATTTTATGCGACTCTCCCATGAATTCGCAGAGAAGACTAAACTTTTAACCTCAAATGTGAAAGAAAGCCTTGAAATAGTCAAAGACGAGGTTATAGGGGCTTCAATGGCAATGCTTGGGGACACAATATTCGCCCTCTCAGAGTATCCTGACACAAGCTTACCAGATCCCATCATAGCCAAAATAGACTCAAAAGGCGTCAAGTTCCTTAAATAACCAAAGGGTAAATTGGACGCTGCAAAAATGGTGAATATCAATAATGGATTAGAAAAACCCTCCTGTTATATGTGAAGTTCTTCCTCTGGGGAGATGTTAAAAAAATTATATATTGTTAATCAACCCACACTTATAGTATATAAAGGATCAATCCAAACCTTGGATTTTCCCCATTCTGTGGGGGGTCCCCCTAAAATGATAAAGATAGTATATGACATTAGAATTTATAGGAAAACCCTCAAGGATCTTATAAGGGAAGACGATACCGTAGTAGAACTAGGATCACATGTAGGCGGTTCAACGAAGATAATCGCAAGAAAAAACCCAAGGGGGAGGATTATAGCCGTTGACAAGAGCCCTCAAGCATATGAGGCCATGAAGAAGCTTGAAATGGAATACCCACACCTCAAGTTCATCATGGGGGATGTTAGACGCCATGAAACCCTCGAGAAAGTCCACAAGGAAATAAAATCATGTGACGTCCTAGTAGTGGACCTTGGGGGTGGCTATCACCCAGACACAACATTCAAAGTATACTTCATATGGTCCTCAACACTAAAACCAAGAGCATCCATCATAAGGAACAGGGGACTGCTAGATTTTGCAAAC encodes:
- a CDS encoding DUF116 domain-containing protein, with amino-acid sequence MLLRSDRLIFPRLLLVTVNLFYGPFKQLAGILGLDESIVDQIGVEVRNKINREKFDNIKAEDKLLILPHCLRHPKCEAPLEPSGLQCKNCKKCVIGILKKKAEEIGYRVFIIPGSTFLKRIIKENKFKSVLGVACYQDLNMAMMKLSKFTPQGVPLLKDGCYKTKVDVSMVLEKMGIKKPRRIRLECGADQRWTSK
- a CDS encoding TatD family hydrolase, which codes for MDIKITDNHIHVDHINGEGPVKVAEKFHRAGGRRMIIPNKPTWTIQKPSQFKEAMDLVIEYARMINSQTKVEAYPIVGVHPAELSRLIESGESINEAEKLVKEGLEYAQWLVLEGEAIGIGEIGRPHYPVEKSEWEAHNRILSYALELAKEADCPVQLHTESSTPRQFQEFSKMAEKASMKKYKVIKHFSGPYVSESENYGLTPSLIASRDVIKKGLEKGGNFLMETDYLDDLSRPGAVLGPKTVPRRTREFIQKGLMSLEDAYKIHEENIERVYSLV
- a CDS encoding TIGR00267 family protein; this encodes MGLKEFIHEYLSMSRYIALGTLDGILAVMGVTLTASGVAGIGGVEIENYLIGLTGLSGGIAVALSNAFGSFIGERAEETRTMRELEKKMIMEKGSLNDTIIHQQAKRRIYMSMFTHGFSSFLGTFVPTIPFFLIKDRITATILTILLSMMALVILGVYLGIISRENIFKTSIEIVAIGLLITFISIFLGGSH
- the hmgA gene encoding hydroxymethylglutaryl-CoA reductase (NADPH), whose protein sequence is MIQEEIIQGLKEGKIKLHEIEKYTSIEEAVEIRRLFIERITGKKLEHISKYSIDMEEAQKKNIENPIGAIQIPLGVAGPIKIRGEHAKGKFYIPLATSEGALVASVNRGCSAITEAGGATVRITGDKMTRAPVLRTESIEEALKVREWIRENFKKLKEAAESTTRHGKLIEIDPILIVGPYLYPRFVFTTGDSMGMNMVTIATEKAMKLLTRETGAHLIALSGNACVDKKPAALNLIEGRGKSLTAEVKIPAKIVERTLKTTPKAIQEVNLAKNFAGSAISGSMGFNAHYANIIGAIFLATGQDEAHITEGSLGITIAEEINGDLYFSVTLPDVPLATVGGGTRLETASECLEIMGVKGSGKVQKFAEIVAGAVLAGELSLMGALAAGHLARAHIRLGRGS
- the sucD gene encoding succinate--CoA ligase subunit alpha, which encodes MIILDENTRCLVQGITGKQGSFHTRQMLDYGTKIVAGVTPGKGGQELLGVKIYNSIEEAKEETDVNASIIFVPAPFAKDAAYEAIKHLDLVVIITEHIPVHDSMQIMEYAKRMKTTIIGPNTPGIITPGIGKLGIMPGHIFREGDIGIVSRSGTLTYEFAHQITNAGMGQSTCIGIGGDPIIGLTFADVLKKFEEDKDTRAILMIGEIGGDAEERAAEYIKEHISKPVMAFIAGRTAPPGKRMGHAGAIIERGAGTAESKIRALEKADVQVAEKPSDVPEMLKKL
- the aroD gene encoding type I 3-dehydroquinate dehydratase, with product MTLICAPIMEKNIKEIPKIATEYTQRGADILEIRIDAIKNPSKAKIKELAGNIQSPFIATNRSSEEGGLFKGSEKERIELLAAAAEEAEYVDIELRTKKEELKKIIELPVKKIISYHNFHETPTLERLSRIVKEEKRIGHIAKVAVMPNTIKDTLTILELSSKEDDLIAISMGELGKYTRIITPLFGSPITYATGGKPSAPGQLEIEKTRLILKELKPKEKIV
- a CDS encoding S24/S26 family peptidase, with amino-acid sequence MRKSYILILLLLVVAIATGLYIHENKTLDIIIETDGTSVTVKSSTLFFNPTPPGMEEEIADYIQTVIDDPESTVDSIKADVKNIASKYGYNNVNVQLKSQFGVDQLPMPAIVKGNSMYPTLKDGQRLIVLKTKNFKVGDIVVAKHPEYGLIVKRVGKIEGDKVYLISDNKNVEKVYTGTTMVIRVPLNTWVHRSDIIGVVKEVM
- a CDS encoding zinc metalloprotease HtpX; its protein translation is MRRIGTWKLKIRMFLATIFLFAIIYAILMLIGHVMGFGGPLFYMLLGLGIILLQYLISPSIVEATMRVKYVSPEEAPRLHAMVEELAIKAGIPKPRVGIADIGIPNAFAFGRTKSDGRVCVTSGILRLLDEEELKAVLGHEISHIRHNDMIVMTFISAIPLICYYIYISSIFSRDRDMGLIGLLALAAYLIGQLVVLFISRVREYYADYGSVEIGGQPHKLASALYKLVYGSAASKEDEIREVEGLKAFFVNDVSRATSEIEDLRQVDLDMNGTISEGELQQIKYRDVKIGAAARIMELLSTHPNMLKRIKRLSELT
- a CDS encoding histidinol phosphate phosphatase domain-containing protein, yielding MKRIDLHTHSLLSDGELLPSEIARRACVLGHEAVAITDHIDASNINTIEYLIDAVSDVNENWDIKVVPGAEITHAPIEIIDKLASKARRLGAEIIVVHGETLVEPVIEGTNQAAVESPEVDILAHPGLIGYEEAEMAKDNGITLEITSRSGHCLSNGHVATVAVEVGASLVINTDTHHPGDLIDYHMAYKIGLGAGIPKKELKKILEDNPRRILERNGIKI
- a CDS encoding pantoate kinase: MKTMIFVPSHITGFFQIVEHKNPLYTGSRGAGVAIDKGVITTVRSSRADKIQVKVDGNYDPSNITFKIIELLREKSETIEGLRIHYSLDVPMGCGFGASAACALGTALGIARILELPITFNEAASIAHQAEVELKTGLGDVIGESVGGIVLRLKEGAPGYGLTDKIIHEPLYVICKAFGELDTTTILKDPKKKRMINLIGSGMLPRLIADPRPENFMRLSHEFAEKTKLLTSNVKESLEIVKDEVIGASMAMLGDTIFALSEYPDTSLPDPIIAKIDSKGVKFLK
- a CDS encoding class I SAM-dependent methyltransferase; protein product: MIKIVYDIRIYRKTLKDLIREDDTVVELGSHVGGSTKIIARKNPRGRIIAVDKSPQAYEAMKKLEMEYPHLKFIMGDVRRHETLEKVHKEIKSCDVLVVDLGGGYHPDTTFKVYFIWSSTLKPRASIIRNRGLLDFANSSKMDEDLASTQGWLESSSQGGVPPRLKELKLWSEKL